agagactaacacatttatttgagcataagctttagtgagctacaactcacttcattggatgcattcagtagaaaatacagtggggagatttatatacacacacagagaacatgaaacaatgggttttatcatacacactgtaaggagagtgatcacttaagatgagctattaccagcaggagggtggggggaaggaagaaaaccttttgtggtgataatcacacaccacacaacagaatcactaattCAGGAatcaatccttgcaacaaagcccgttgccagctctgtccacatatctattcaggggacaccatcatagagcctaatcacatcagccacacgatcagaggctcattcacctgcacatctaccaatgtgatatatgccatcatgtgccagcagtgctcctctgccatgtacattggtcaaactggacacaaagaataaatggacacaaatcagacatcaagaattataacattcaaaaaccaatctctctggtcactcgattacaaacctaagagtggctattcttcaccaaaaaaacttcaaaaacagactccaacgagagactgctgaattggaattactttgcaaactggatacaattaatttaggcttgaatagagactgggagtggatgggtcaatacacaaagtaaaactatttccccatgttattttcccccaccccccactgttcctcagagattcttgtcaacagctggaaatggcccaccttgattatcaccacaaaaggttttcttcccctccccccgctggtaatagctcgtcttaagtgatcactctccgtacagtgtgtatgataaaacccattgtttcatgttatctgtgtgcgtatataaatctccccactgtattttccactgaatgcatctgatgaagtgagctgtagctcacgaaagcttatgctcaaataactgtgttagtctctaaggtgccacaagtactccttttctttttactaagttctaagactccattcgtgttctgtccctggcaaaagcatcacacagacagagagagagaggctttatttctccctcccctcagcttttgaaagtatcttgtctcctcattggtcattttggtcaggtaccagcgaagttatcctagcttcttaaccctttacaggtgaaaaggatTGCCCTCTGGCCAgggggattttaaaggtattaaccttccctttatatttatgacaggggtgctagggaacaagagctgaggaagtattgttctaagtcagccataaaaatgttggcatactgtggggtcatgcgggtacccatagcagtgccgctgacttgaagatataagttgtccccaaatctgaattggttgtgggtgaggacaaaatcacaaagctcagccaccaagtgtgccatggcctcatcagggatactgttcttgacagtttgtagtccatcctcttatggaatattggtgtaaagagcttctacctccatggtggccaggatgatgttttcagaaagatcaccaatgcattgtagttttctcagaaagtcggtggtgtctcgaagatagctgggagtgctggtaggatggggtctgaggagagagtccaaatagccagataatcctgctgtaagagtgccaatgcctgagatgatggggcgtacagggttttcaggtttatggatcttgggtagcagatagaatacccctggtcggggcactaggggtgtgtctgtgtagatttgttcctgtgctacaGCAGGAAGCCCTCCTGAGCAGATGGTGTATTTTCTTTAGATACTCCTAAGTGGGATTGGAGGATAGTGGACTGTaaaatgtggtgttggagagtttcCTGACAGGCTCCTGTTCATAATCTaacctgttcattatgactacagcacctcctttgtcagcccctttgattataatgtcagagttgtttctgaggctgtggatggttgCGTTCTGTACAGCTTaggttatgggacaagtgatgctgtttgttcacaatttcagcctgtgcacgtctgcGGAAggactctatgtagaagtccaatctgtcATTTCGACCATCAGGAGGAATTTAttcagaattcttcttcttgtagtgttggtaagaGGGTTTctgtgggtcagtgcactgttcagtggtgtgttgaaaatattccttgagttggagatggcGAAATAGGATTCCAAATCaatgcagaactgtatcatgttcctgggggtggtggggcagaaagagagtccccgagataggacagactcttcctCCGagctaagtgtgtggttggatagattaacaatattgttgggtgaatTAAGGGTACCATTGTTGTAGCCCCCAGAAATTCACATTTGTTAcagggttggtgaaatctaatcacAGAGcacatgtcagggttccctccccactctgaactctggggtacagatgtggggatctgcatgaaagaccccataagcttatttctaccagcttagcttaaaacttccccaaggcctcaaatcctttccttgtccttgaatggtattgctgccaccaagtGATGTAGATAAAAATCCAGGAAAAGgggccacttggagtccctgtttccccaaaatattcccccaagccccttcaccccctttcctggggagacttgagaataatagACAGTACTAACCAATTagttacaaagtgagcacagaccaaacccctgggtttttaggacactgaaaatcaggttcttccaaaaagaattttatttaaaaaaaaaaaaaagtaaaagaatcacacctgcaaaatcaggatggaaggtaactttacagggtaaataaaaagatttaaaacacagaggattcccttcTGACTCTGTTttccagttacaaaacaggaatgaaattaccttttagcatagggaaaattcacaagctaaaacaaaagataatccattgcatttccttgcctttgcttacaatttttgtaatcctaGATGCTCATTTCAGGTAGGTTTTTAGGAGATGTTTTTTCCTGCCTTGTGCCTCTCTCatccagagagagaacaaactaagagagcacaaacaaaacctctcatcccagatttgaaagtatcttcttttcttattggtccttttggtcaggtgccaaccaggttatttgagcttcttaaccccttacaggtaaaggagggattttatgttacccGTAGCTGTATATTTATAATAGCACATATACCCTAGGAGGTTTCAAAACTGTGCAGAAACCTTCGATGGTACCCATGTGAGCATAATCTGTCCAAAAAAAGTGTAGATAGGTACATAGGCAGAAAGGGATATTCTCTAGTGTTGCAAGCTTTGGAGGACCATCAAGGGAGATTCATTAATATAAGTATAGATAAAGTGCATGAAACCAGGTTGTTTAGAAACTTGACTGTTTGTTTGACAGTGGGCACTATGATTTTGGGGGTCTTGGCCTACCCACTGTTCCCCTAGGTTCTTCTTGGAGTGAtgttcccatgggtgctccactgtaggtgtggcAGCGCTTTCGCATCTGGAGTTGGAGATCTCAACAGCAGTGCCCATCGGACTGCACATGCGCACCTCCCCTCCCAGGTTGTATATATAGCACTGAGCGGTCCTAccagcctcagttccttctctcctGCCTGGGGTCTGGAATGGAACACTTAGCAGAGCCCAAGTTGTACTTTAGATAGTAGCTTACCTGTTTTCCTCTCATAGTCGTTagtttcccttttctctttcttcctcctaaaacaaaccaaaaaaaaaaaagttcgtTCTCTCGTTTTTCCCTACTTCCCCTCATGGAACCAACTCTCTCACTCTTATGTTCGGTTCACCCAGGTTTAAGTGCTGTGTCTCCTGCGGAGCTGCCTTCTCTATAATGAACGGCCACTCAAAGTGTGTCCTCTGCTAAAGAGAGGGACTCATTCCTCAGAAGTGTTCCCCAAAAGGGACAGGGACCTGAAACGCAAATTAATTCTCGTGGCAAAGTCCCTGCGACCTGCGTCGGACCCCGGTTCCTTTTCCTCACTGGAGAGATCCTCACACTCGGCAAGGTCATCTACTGACCCTCATTGCCTTCGCCCCAGCAAGAGACAAACATCCTCTGATAAGACTGAGGGTAAGAAGAGACCAGCCCCTTCCTCAGCTTCTGAGGCACAAACAACAACAGCGCCATCCTCAACTTGGTCTGTGGCCTCAACGGCATCTGACAAGGGGCACAAATCTGCTCCAGCCTGACTCCCTCTGTTCTCAGAGTCAGTCTAAGGAAGGAAGTAGGGCGAAACAGTATCGGCATCACCTTCTGTTGTTGGTGACTGAAGCGGGCCCCCTACTTCATTGCAGCTCCAGGACCATTTCTcaccatagtctgtgtggtatgttaACCATTGGTGCTGCAACTGGCACCGGCAAAACAGCCTGCTGTAGTGAAGCCCTCGGGCCTGACTCTGCCCACAGCACCGAAGCCCTATTCACACAAATCTTTGGCATAGAAAAAGCCACTGGCACTCTTGCAAACTCCAGCTAAATCTATGGCTCAGAAAAGCTCTCTGTCACCatcagctgtctcttttccatttCACACCTCGGCATCATACTCCATACCTGTATTGATGAGAGCTTACCCACAGGAATTTACACATCTGTCAGATCTCACTATATCTGACACTCCAGATTCTCCACTCCTCAGACAGATGTCCCAAGTCTCATTCACTCCACAATCAAGAAACTCTTCACACTCTCCTAGAGAGACAGAACCTCCTTTCCTCAGTGATGTTGAGGATGATAAGGATAAATATCAAGAATCTCTTGCCCCATCAACATCAGGGCAATTGACATCAACTTACTGCCTTACCATAGGGCCATGTATAGGGCACAATTTGGTTATTCCCCACTGCTGCAAACACACCGGCCTCCATCCATCCCCTCTTTGACAATCTCTCAACCTCCAGAACCACAGCCTGTTCAAATACCAGCACTGGAGGAGGAAGTGAAAGGAGATCAGGATGAGAAGGTACCTCAGGTTCTCCATTTTCCTTCATCTTCACCTGATGAAGCCCATCATACCACCACCTCCCACAGCTGCTGATGATTTTCGTCACTTTCAGGAGTTGTTTCATAGAGTGGCTGGTGCTGACTCCCTAGATGTTGAGGAGGTCAAGAAAGAACAACACTAACTGACTGACATTCTTCATGCCTTCTCAACAACAAAAATTGGCCAACCTATTAACAGTGCACTACTTGAGCCTGCAAAGCTTCTTGGGCAGACTCCAGCCTCTATCCCCACTACATGCAAAAGGTCCAATAGGAAATATTATGTACCTGCAAAAAAATGCAgagtttttattttcacatcctGCCCCCAATTCTCTCGTGGTGAATGCAGTGGAGGTGAAGGGCCATCAATATCAATCCCGAACTTGCCATTGTGACCGAGATTGGAAATGTTTAGATCTCCCAGGCAGAAAATCCTATTAGTCTGCTACCCTTCAATTTTGAATTTCCAACTATCAGGTCCTTATGGCCAAATACAATTATAGAAATTATTCTAAGTTGGAGGAACTTTGCTAGGATCTGCCAGAGGCAAAAATGGAACAATTCCTGGCCCTCATTTTGAAAGGTCACTTAATAGCCCGCATGGCTCTGCAGGCCTCCCTGGACTCAGCTGACACAGCTGCCCGATCCATTGCTACCGTGGTAGTAATGTGATGTGCACGATGGTTGAACCTTTCAGGATTCACCAAGGAGGTGCAAAATACGGTCGAGGATCTCCCGTTTGAGGGACAAAATCTCTTTTCTGAGCACACAGACAATTCCTTACACTCACTGAAAGACTCCTGAGCCATTCTAAAATCCCTCGGTATTTACACACCACAGCCAAAATGAAGATTGGGAAAAATATCAGCTCCCTCCATGATCTCGCCCTCAGCCACACTGCCCACAGCAGCAGTACAACCAACGCCATCATCGCTGACCTCCCAAGAGGCGCAGACAATCGCCTGCATGAGGGGCACCGTCCCAAACACCCTCTAATAAGCAGCAAATTTGAAGGTTTGGTTGAGGTCCAGAGAACCTTCTGCCTGCTCCAGTTGCCCCGACCATCCGTAACGCCATCTACACGCCGACAGTTTGGCAAACGCCTTGCTCCATTTTTCTCATCTTGGATGCTCATTACCTCGGACAGATGGGTCCTGGAAATAGTAAAGGAAGGTTACTCCATCCCCTTCCTAGCTGTACCACCCCGCCAACCccctctctcttcagggacccctctcactaGCCCATCCTGGAAGGGGAGGTGAGACCTCTTCTACAACTGGGAGCCATAGAACTGGTCCCTCCACAGCACAGAGGACACAGTTTCTACTCCCACTACTTCTTGGTACAAAAGAAGTCTGGCTGTTGGCACCACATCCTAGACCTTTGCAGtctcaacaagtttgtcaaacTACAATGATTCAAGATGGTCACCCTATCTACCATCATCCTGGCACTGGAACAgggggattggttcttggctttTGACCTACAGGATGTATACTTTCATACTACAGTACACCCTGCTCACAGACATTTCCATTCATCGTTGGCCATGGTCACTACCAGTACAAAGCATTACCTTTCATGCTATCCACAGCTCCGGGAGTTTTTTCCAAGGTACTCGCAGTGGTCGCGGCCTTCCTCCACAAACAAGGCATCACCATTTTCCCATATCTAGACGACTGTCTTCTAAAAGTGTGATCTGAGACTGTAGCACTGTGAGAGAAGTATCCTGGGCCCCGTTAATTAGAACAGTTTGGAGTTTGAGGGTGGGCCGCTGCTCCATAACACATGGTCCcagagctggaacctggagcagaAGGAGGGCTTAGGCATCAACTAGGGTGCAACCAGGGGCTGAAGAACTTTGGTCCTTATGTCAGGGCTCAAGGAACCCTGCAACCAAGACATGAAGGACTTTGAGTGTGAGTAAGTGTGGGCCCAGCTGTCcctttgcaggctcagggcctgACACCTGTTGGGCCTACAATGATTTCCTCCAACATTGCACCTGCTGCTAGTTACAGGTAGAAAAATGGATTCTGTTTTTGACCCTTTGCCCTAAGTCTGTAGCTGGTAGATGGATGTAATTAGGTGCATGAGGATAATTTTTATTTAGCTGAGCATTTGTCACATTTTCTGTGAGAGGCTTTTCAGGGATCTGTCTGACTTTATTTACTTTCATTTCTCTCTAAATGTAGTGGAAGTTTTTAGAGGTTTGTGGATGACTCATTGTTCACGAAAACTTGGTTTAATTTGTTAGGGCTGgattccagcccctcccctcccccgactCCTGACTCACCTGGAGTCACCGtatccacaagtagtcccactgaaatcaacatgagtAAAAATGGCAAAACATGGCCCTGAATGTGTACAACAATTTGGTTGGAGTCACACACATCTGACAGAGATCTTACTGCTCATACATCATGATGTCCAAATATAAGATATGCTGCCTAAATAGTTGCTTATTACTCTTTCATTCTGGAAATGTAGACACACTTTTTTCTGGTGGTTTAATTGCCTGCCATTTGAACTGaacttataaatattttttaaaaactcaaccctattttaaaagaacattaaggttgtaaaatcaagcactcaaaagttaagaaatgccaaaatgaaggttgtctgtgcaatcttaattcagccccgGTGCATATGCATTATTATACTGCCTTTAGTTATAAGATTacacactgtttgtttgtttcataaaaccatacctcattcagtgcatagcaTAGACTTGCTCTGGGAACAAATCAGGTCTGTGTCATGAAAGAGGCTGTTGCCTGTAGGACCAccgcctcatttgttgcagaagttgagaGGTGTGTAgtggatgaggcaggggactgcaggaagagaaaaggatgGTTTCATAGTAAAAGCAGGTGAAAGGTGCcccagagaactggattctatccctgcctctgccacagaatgtCCAGgtgatgctggacaagtcacttaaaccaaagtGTTCACAACtggccactaattgtgtgttcctcattttctgggtgtccaACATTAgagacacctggggccagatttgaagaagtgctgagcactcatgacagcaactgaagtcaattggaaccATAGTTTGAACATATAATGTGTTTTACCATGGTAAATACTCTAGAAGATCAAGGCCCAGGTAACCCAAGTTGAGCTACCAAAATttgaaaagcttttgaaaatttcagccttaatttccgtgcctcagttcctctGCTGTAAAATGAGAGTAACAATAACCCCTCACAGAcatattgtgaagataaattcatccGTGACTGTTAATTACTCAGTAAGGTGACAGCACCCTAGAAAGGCCCaaggagaaattaataattctgtgttcAATGCAGAGGTTGTATGTTGTGTGTGGAATAAAACCTGGGGCCATACATTGAATCAGGAGGATGAAAAGAAATATTGACTCGATGTCCattcagtgaatgaggcagggttctGTGAGAAAATGGTTTGTGATGAAAGACTGTATCATGGTGCAAACACTTAAGGGGGCACAACTCAGGTGTCTGGGGCAGCTTTAATtatggtatttcctaacttttgactgCTTGACTTTATAACATAATTGTCTTTTTACATAGGGTCTATTTGTTTGATGAATGACAGTGTACTCCCAATTATCTAAATAGCATGGGGGACACAGATATTATTCAGGTAATCAGGAGTTCTGGTAACTGAGAGGCAGGGGCATggcccctctctctcactctcggGACAGCAGGACTGCAGACTGCTCCCTGCACAGCCACAGAGCCAGTGACCCTTGATTCCTGCAGACAAGGTGTCTGCTTTGTTACCTGAACCTCCCATTATCCGAATCGCTTCCTTTTCCCCCAGCTTGAAATGCACACATGCTGCAGAGGGCACGTATCTCAGGCTGGGGGACAAAGAAGGGATGTTCAGCTATCCGGTGATTCAGATAACAGGAGTATACGTGTATAGGAGCCGTTCCTGAAGGAGGTGTCCTGGGGAGTCTGTCTGGGCTGGAGTTGTGAGCACAGGCTAATGGACGCAATAGGAGACCAAACAGAGAGAGAAGCCATCGCACCCACCTCACCAATCTCAACAGATGAGGTCTCTGCAGCAGTAGTTATCGTAGTCACTCTAGGAGGAGATTTGATACAAGCAAATCCAGGGCCCCTTGGAAGCCCCTCATGTAGGGACCCATGTACAGGCAACCTCCTGGCGTTCTTCCCAACCCCTCCGTCCTTTTCAGCACAAAAACAGTCccttggccagatcctcagctggtgtaaatgtgggtggctccattgatgtcagtagaGCTGTGCTGACTTACCCCAGGGGAGGATCAGAATCCTGCTGTCACGCCAGGCAGAAGCTCCCCCATTCTGGGACCATGCAGTGGATTCCTTATGACCATTCTTCtcattgctctgctctgctcatcACTAGTTGCAGAAAACAGTTGTGCAAACTGCTGAGCCCAAGGGGTGTATCCAAAAGGCAAGattccaggaaaaataaaaaacagatgcTTTAACTGGagatgttttatgttttctttacTGCAGAAATAAACTTTGAGCCAATTGTTTCCTGTTCCTCTTTCTAGATTCTCTGGGCGCCTGTGTTTGAGCATTGAGAAGACTGAGCAAACAAATCAACTAAGGGTTATCAGCTGTTGTTTCTAATAGCTGACCAGCTAACGGTAAATACATATTCTCTGAGGATAGGCTACTTCTAATCTGAACATGTTGCAGTTTATACATTCAGGTTGTGGGTCCTGTCAGAATGGGCTAGTCAGTATATCAGAAGTTACCATTGCTACCCTTCACCTTGCTGCTCTGATATCAAAACCTTCCTGAAGCCATGCAAAGCTAGCAGCAGATCTCAGAACACAGATCCTCATACTCCAGGACTGTAATATACAAATTCCAGATTTTATTTGGttgttttctgaaatattttaaattaagggGGTCCCATCTCTGTGTTGTCAAATCCATTTGGATGATAAGTATTATTATACCACTTTTCATCCTAGACCCTCAACAGGCTTCACAGACATTAACTAACCCGCATAACGCCCCTGTGTGCTAGAGCACTATGATTATCCctactttacaaatggggaaactgaggcacagagagacaaagtccAGTGAGTCCTTTGTGAAGCAAAATCCCAACGAGTTATGAACCCCAAGGTTATATTTCTTTCCTCTATCTGGGAAATATTGCAATTATTCCATATTAATTATTACTAACACCAATTTACTTTGTATTTTAAGTTTTGTTTCCTGATACTtggtgatagaatcatagaatattagggttggaagagacctcaggaggtcatctagtccaatcccctgctcaaaccagggccaacaccaactaaatcactccagccagggctctgtcaagtcgggctttaaaaacctctaaggatggaaattccaccacctccctaggtaacccagtccaatgcttcaccaccctcctagtgaaatagtgtttcctaatatccaaactagacctccctcactgcaacttgagaccactgctccttgttctgtcatctgccaccattaagaacagctgagctccatcgtctttggaaccgcccatcaggtagttgaaggctgctatcaaatcctccctcactcttctcttctgaagactaaaaaagtccagtcccctcagcctctcctcataaatcaggtGCCtaagccccctaatcatttttggtgccctctgctggactctctccaatttgtccacatcacttctgtagtggggggccccaaactgtatgcagtattccagatttcagagtagcagccgtgttctgTATTCGtgtgtctgtattcgcaaaaagaaaaggagtacttgtggcatcccagatgtggcctcaccagtgctgaatagaggggaataatcacttccctcgatctgctggtaatgctcctactaatgcagcccaatatgccttcttggcaacaagggcacactgctgattcatatccagcttcttgcccactgtaattcccaggtccttttctgcagaactgctgcttagccagttggtcccctgACTGTAGAAGtggatgggattcttccatcctgcgtgcaggactctgtacttgtccttgttgaacctcatcagatgtcttttggcccaatcctccaatttgtctaggtcactctggaccctatccctaccatccagtgtatctacctctcctcccagcttagtgtcatctgcgaacttgttGAGGgggcaatccatcccatcatccagatcattaataaagatgttgaaaaaaaccaaccccaggcCTGAttcctggggcactccacttgatatcagctgccaactagacatctagccattgatcactacccattgatcccaaagatctagccagctttctatccaccttatagtccattcatccaatccatacttctttaacttgctggtcaGAATAccatgggagactgtatcaaaagctttgctaaagtcaagatctatcatgtccactgctttccccaaatccacagagccagttatctcatcatagaaggcaatcaggttggtcaggcatgacttgcccttggtgaatccatgttgtctgttcctgatcaccttcctctcctccaagtgcttcaaaaatggattccttgaggacctgctgcatGATTTTGCTGGGTACTGAAGTGACGCTGaacggtctgtagttccctgggttctccttcttccccgttttaaatatgggcactatatttgcctttttccaatcgtctgggatcTCCCcggatcgccacgagttttcaaagatggaAAACCAAAAACCGAGAATCAGTGACCTGCTTTTAAATGCCCTCGACAACCTTCCTCAGGAAAACTTCGAAAGGTTTAAAGACAAACTAGCACACTCTGACTT
This DNA window, taken from Dermochelys coriacea isolate rDerCor1 chromosome 6, rDerCor1.pri.v4, whole genome shotgun sequence, encodes the following:
- the LOC122460574 gene encoding uncharacterized protein LOC122460574, whose protein sequence is MALRMVGATGAGRRFSGPQPNLQICCLLEGVWDGAPHAGDCLRLLGVLVFEQAVVLEVERLSKRGWMEAGVFAAVGNNQIVPYTWPYGGRKRKGKLTTMRGKQAGAAAPASMDGDSGAGPPPRKVGCPTSARGDSEPGHVALAITSMGLVVFSEVSSVAGQTEESRGSPEMRAGVAVMEGKMTTLPYILEAATMDMGPITLASAHI